In Colletotrichum higginsianum IMI 349063 chromosome 1, whole genome shotgun sequence, the DNA window TGTAGACAGTCTatcggtcggtcggtcggtgTGGGAGGGAGTGAAAGCTTCTTGTATGAACTCCCACAGCTAGCGGCGGCGCGAATTGTTCAAGAAAATGAATAGTTGACCAAGAAAATCGAAGTGGTTCGATTGACAACTATTATTGCCCATGCAGGCAGGTTCTTTGACCAAAAAGGTGTGCAGCAGTGCTGCTCCGGGGTGTATTTAGTTTGTCCAATGACTCTTCCGTACACAAAATGCCTTTGTTCATTTCTAATGAAAGTTTGAAATCGAGGTTATTCATACATCAATGTGCTTCAAGTCAGTAACTGAGTGCTATTTTGTGGGTTGAACGAAAGTGTATTTCGGCGAGTGACAATGAGGCAACTCGGCGTGCTAGAAATGGTTTAGCGCACACAAAATGCCTGCCTATCTTCGGTGAGCCTGAAATGGTCTACCACCTTGAAATCAGACAATTCACAGATCTACGTCTCCTTTAGAATAGCTATGGTAGTCCTACATACTATTTAGCAGTTATTAGAGGATAGATATACCTTACACAGGGTTCTCTACACACGTTAAACTTGAAGAACTGAGTTGAGGATGGAACCTCGATCTCACCAACGATCTTCCAACACCACCCTAACTGCCCGAATGCAACGTCGCCATGTGCCCAATTTTCTCCCCAAGGCAATCAAGCAAGTCGTCCTGAATCAGCATCGACCGGTGGAGTCTTGGCTGCGCTGTCCATGTCATCGCCAAGAAAGGGCTTGCAGGAACCCCACATGGCGATGGCGCAGGATGAGCCTGATGATAGCAGTAATGAGGGGTAGATCTTCCGTCGGTCTCTCCATCGTGGTTCAGAAGCTGAAATGCTTTCACTTTTCCGTGGTCGCGGCCGTTTGTCGGTCAACTACAAGGTCCGGCTATCCGGGGCCGTCTGGAGGTTTTCAACCCATGGCTTTCCTGCTACACGATGGTATGTGAGATCTACGTTTGGGATTCTATGGTCAGAACCTCAGGGGACTTCACATACTTTTAAAGTCTGATTGAGCGTGCCAACTCGTTGTTTTCTCTTGGTCATGCCAAAGTTGTTAAATCACTTGAAGCGGAAAACAGTACCTGCGGTCCTGTGCGGTCCTATCGCTACGTTGAACCATGGTTGTTTTTCCACTCGACAACAGGGATCGTTGTCCATCACGGATAAGCTACTGGAGACAAAGTGGAGGCTCGCTGGTCCTCCGCGGTTGCACCAACGACAACCAAGCATCAATGCTAGAGGCTGGTTGGGACAACCTGTGCCCCGGGGTTCTTGGCAAGTGAGCCAAGAACCAACTTGAGAGAGAACCATCAAGATTGATTCATGGAATTTgacagaaaaagaaaatcATCCGACGCCCGCCGAGGTCTTCGTGCTCTAGATCCGTTGTCCGGTGGGCTTGGGGAAGGTTGACGGATCATTTGACAGGTGTGATGATGCAAGTGGTCTCCAAGGCGTGATATTGAGTCCAGGCTGGAGGCAAGCTCGCCCCCGATGCCGACAACTATTTAACCATTAGAACGTCCCGTAACACAACTATTCTCTTCTGAGCCAAAGACCTGCTATTCTACTTTTTCCCACTCCCAAGTTTCACGTCTCTGCTTCATCATGAGGATCACATTAGCGTTGCTCGTCTCGATGTGGTCCGCAGCCACCCAGGTTGCCGCCCACCAAAGGCGTCAGGCCGGCGCAGGCGACCCCGACGCGACGCAAGCCGACCTCAGCGCGCGTCCACCGCCCCGGTTCCCCTACCCGGTCACCAGGTTCCCTGTGGCGAACGAGACCGTCGTGTTGAAGGAGGCCTTGTACATCCTTCCCGGCCAGGTCTTTGACGGCGGCATGAAGCGGTACGAGCGCCTGGAGGGGAGTTGCAACGAACAAGCCGAGGTCAGCCGCCCTTGATTCTCTAGCAAAACATCTCGCTGATACCAAGGCTTCGAAGGGCACCGATGCTGACGCAGTCTTCAACCTGATGCCCGGTTCAACAATCAGGAATGTGATCATCGGAACACACCAAGCCGAGGGCATCCatgccctcggcgacgcctGGGTCGAGAACGGTTTGTCACAAACGACCTAGATCCAGTATGGCCTCGGCTAACCTTGACAAGTGTGGTGGGAGGATGTCTGTGAAGACGCCCTCACCTCAAAGGGGCTGAACACCCAGCTAAGGGTCATcggcggaggagctcggGGTGCTTCGGACAAGGTACTGTTCCCTTTCTTACAAGCCCAGTGATTTCGTCCAGCTTGCTGAACGAGACTTTCGCAGATCTTCCAAGACAACGCCCTGGGCGGCAAGTTTACCATCACCGGCTTCTACGCCCAAGACTTTGGCAACTTCTACAGGTCGTGCGGCAACTGCGTGCTGCAGGCCAAACGGACCGTCAACGTCACaaacgtcgtcgccgtcaacgggACGAGGATGGGAGCTGTGAGTCAACTCGGCCTTAtcctgccaccaccaccctcctcGCATCCTCAAGAGACTCAACTGACACATTGCGCGTGCTGCCAGATCAACGCCAACTACAACGACGAGTACCATCTCAGCTACGCCCAGCTCGACACGCAGAGGATCGTCGACAAGGGCATTGGGAACGACCTGCAGATCGTGCCTTACATGGTGGGCACCGGCCCGGACGACAAGTACGCCCTGTTCAACGAGACGAGGGACTTCATCACCAAGTTCGAGGGGACGGTGGACAACGTCTACGAGCCGGAGGACCCGTACCCTTGGCTGTCGGAGTACTGGCCCGAGGGCTTCCATTAGTTGCGAGTGCTTGGGGTTTGGTTGCTTTGACGCATTTTGCCGTTCGGAGTTGGACCGCTTCAGAATCTGTGTTGCTGCTCCGCCGCTCGGTTCGTCTCTTATTTTTTGCGTAACTAAAAATAAAGCGAAAGTGACACTGCAGCCTCCTGTGAGGGACTCGCATCCTTTTTGGTGACGCAAGAGCAGCTCGCATTTGTCTGATGAACGCCTGGCGGTGACGGGAGAGCACCAAGACGACACTGCCCGGACAAAAGCCGTCACAAACAAGTAAAAGTATTTGATGTACTAGAAGAATGCCTCGTGAAGTAGCTGAAGAACCGGAAGACGCAGGACATGCAAAAAAGGCATGACAAGCGTTGACCTAGGCGCTTGAATTCGATGACCAAGCAGCCGGATATAGGCATGAACTGCATCAAAAAGTGTTCGGCCACAGTCGAACGCCTTCGCAACTGATGACCACCTCAGAACCCGTGAGCTGCATAAAATCTCTATCAAAAGTGTCTGTTCCCCCTCCTGAGCTGACAGAGTCGAGGGTGAACCGGTCTCCCGCGAGCCTCCCACAGACGCCAACGGGTCGACAGGCTCTCGAGCCGTCCCACACGCCACCGTAGATGCAAGTCGGTGCGTTTTAGCCAACGATCGCCCGCCCCGTCCCGTGCAAACGAGAAACGGCAGAAACGGTCCGTGGGGTAGGACGAGGGGAAGGATGCTGACCGGCTCGACTCCCCATCTGGGGtgagcagcagaagaacaAACTCCCACGCTTTACGATACTGAACCAACCGTCAACGTGGCGGGACGGGAGTCACCGGCCTCGAGCCGCCCGTCTTGCTGTCCCGCGCCAACACAAACGTGACGTGACATCAAACAACGAAAAAAAAGGCCGGGGGCCCGCTAGCTCCGTTCAGCCTTTTGACGATGTAACGACGGACCCAGCGTAGCGGTGCTCTGACAGGTACTAGAGCCGCGAAGGCTTCCCCTTCATGACTCTTCTGCCGTTCGTCTAGAAAAAAAGGACTGGGAACCtaaaagggagggaggggtcAATGCCTCTAAGGAAGGGGGAATGGGAGGAACTCACGCTCCGATGTTTTCCATGGAACGAAACCCGTGGAACCAGAGTAGAACGGGTGTGGAACGGGTGGTTTTGGAAAAAAAATCTTTCTCGATCATCTGTGAGGAAGCCTCAAAAAAGGAGGTCACGAGGTCCCCGCGCTGCGTCCTTGTTGTCGACCGAGCGCGGCGGGGCGTCTGAAGCCGGCACACGCAGCTGCGAATGCGACGTTTGCGGgcgagccggcgccgggccgTTTGCATTTTTTTGCAGACGCGCGTGGGCCTGAAGTTGCATTGTCAAGATTCAAAGATGCGAGATCAaagggggtggtggtggatgggTTCGTCTGCATTGTTGATGGCCGACCCGATGAGTGGATGGCTTCGTCTTTCAGATGCGACCTCGAAGGTTTCGTGGGACAGAACTCCTGACAGGCCCCTAGACGCGGCGGCTAAGGGGTGAAGACGACGGCTTGTGGCGCCAGTCAGGCGAAGGCGAGTTGGAGGatgtgtcgtcgtcgactcgtCGTCTAGTCCGGGGGCCTATCCCATTGCATACATACATAGCCTTGTTCAGGATATCGCCGACGAATAGGACGAGCCCCCGTCAGCAACGGGCGGGCGGCCGGTAAGGCAGATTCGCAACAAGCACTCTCAGCCGCGAGTCAAAGTCTCCGGAGGGTTCCGCGCCTTGGGGGAATAGGAGGAGACCATGGACGGGCTAGTCGGCGCATCCTTGGTCAGAACCCCCGGCGCCGGGCGACCTTGGCCGGCGTTGAACGGTTGTCCATGGAAATATGGGGGAGGGAACAGAGTATGGAGTCGCAGTTTGACAGCACAGGGAGAGTCATGTTGGTTTCTCCTGTGTCACCAGGACAGCTATCCCCAGTTCATATTGAAGACCGGTTGGAAACGGCCGTGTCGAAATAGACCGGGCCAGTTTATCTTCTTGTCCAACATGGTTTCTTCTCCTACGTGTCCGGCCGGCAGCCCCATGGATGCTACGGACGGATAGGACATGGGAAGATGCGAAGACCAAGCGGGCAGGGCCGGAGTCTAAGTCCCTCGGACGCCGCCCCATCGTCTCTGTCCGAAGTCCCAGTCCGCTGGTAAACGAACGAACTGGCCCAGCCTCGTTTCCGCAAAACGTTTAGCTTTTCGACCATCAACTGTTTGACAAGGCCGAGAGGGCAAGGGCCGAAGCGCAAGCCAGCCAGCTCTCTGGTTGCGCGTCGGGTCTCGACTCACTCCCCTGACCAGCGGGAAAAAAAGGTTCTTGGGTAAGCGGTTCACAGGTCTTGCTAGCGGCAGGAAAGCAAGTACAGGTATTATCCCACACAACGTTGGGGGATATCATACCTGTAGTCTCGAGGATCAGACCATAACCGCAAAAGGGGCGTTGACGGGGACAGGGCAGAACCTTGGCGGAAGTCATGGCATGCCTGCATTACCATACCTGCGTTAAAGGACGAGTAAACATAGGGGGTTGCAGAAAGGAAGAGGGTCTTGCAAGCatgagaagagggagaggggagaggggaacAGCTGGATTTGGGGTAAAACAGGGGAGTACATCGTATGTGCGCGCTTTGATGCCCGCATCCGGCCGCATGTTCCAGCATGACCAGGAGCAAGCTATGGGAGTCTGGGACGAAGAGTTGCTTTAGCATACCCGCGCAGTATGCCAAACTGGACGTTGTCCCAGTGTCAACCATCTTCTCCCCTTCCGCGCGAGATATGCCTTGATCGGTTGAACACGGCGTGCATGCGCTCTGCCGCTCTGCTCTGCCTCTGCCATATGCTTTCCATTCTTGCTGCTTGCTGCGTGCTCTGATATATATCCGGACTTGACTCCGCACTAGCGTTTGACGCTAGAACCGAACACGACCGAGAGCGACTCCATCGACGGGCTCTTTGGGGGTTCGAGTCAAGAGCATGGAGATCCCGGGCAACAACTCTCGTCTGTCCAGCAGTGGGAAGTACTCGTAGAGGTACGGACAGCAACCACCTGTCTGTCTAGGGCTGTTCTGGCAGAAGCGCAAGAAAGGGCGCGAG includes these proteins:
- a CDS encoding Secreted lyase, which encodes MRITLALLVSMWSAATQVAAHQRRQAGAGDPDATQADLSARPPPRFPYPVTRFPVANETVVLKEALYILPGQVFDGGMKRYERLEGSCNEQAEASKGTDADAVFNLMPGSTIRNVIIGTHQAEGIHALGDAWVENVWWEDVCEDALTSKGLNTQLRVIGGGARGASDKIFQDNALGGKFTITGFYAQDFGNFYRSCGNCVLQAKRTVNVTNVVAVNGTRMGAINANYNDEYHLSYAQLDTQRIVDKGIGNDLQIVPYMVGTGPDDKYALFNETRDFITKFEGTVDNVYEPEDPYPWLSEYWPEGFH